A part of Rhodamnia argentea isolate NSW1041297 chromosome 8, ASM2092103v1, whole genome shotgun sequence genomic DNA contains:
- the LOC115736701 gene encoding ras-related protein Rab11C-like: MAENANVECDCMFKIVLIGDAGVGKSNILARFTRNEFCMEFRPNIGFEFASMMLQVEGKMVKVQIWDTAGQERSRAVTSAYYRGVVGALLVYDITRRETFDNIQRWLRQLRDRADSNIVIMLAGNKCDLNHVRAVQREEGEALANVEGLLFLETSALDATNIERAFQAILTQINHIKRLRALAARETVAAASPRDRGTTINVADASGLRNRIWCCSI, encoded by the exons ATGGCCGAAAATGCGAATGTCGAGTGTGACTGCATGTTCAAGATCGTGTTGATTGGGGACGCCGGTGTCGGTAAATCCAACATTCTCGCTAGGTTCACTAGAAATGAGTTTTGCATGGAGTTCAGGCCCAACATTGGTTTCGAGTTCGCATCGATGATGCTACAG GTGGAAGGAAAGATGGTTAAGGTACAGATATGGGATACAGCCGGTCAAGAACGGTCCCGGGCCGTAACTAGTGCATACTATAGGGGAGTGGTTGGCGCGCTCCTTGTCTACGATATAACCAGGAGGGAAACTTTTGACAACATCCAGAGATGGCTTCGTCAACTGAGGGACCGTGCCGATTCTAACATTGTGATCATGCTGGCCGGTAATAAGTGTGACCTGAATCACGTTAGAGCTGTGCAAAGGGAGGAAGGTGAGGCTTTGGCAAACGTAGAGGGCCTTCTGTTCCTAGAGACTTCCGCATTAGATGCGACGAACATCGAGAGAGCGTTCCAGGCAATTTTGACCCAGATTAACCATATCAAGAGGCTAAGGGCATTAGCAGCTCGTGAAACTGTTGCCGCTGCTTCCCCTCGTGATCGAGGAACCACAATCAATGTTGCTGATGCATCAGGATTAAGAAATAGGATATGGTGTTGTTCCATTTGA
- the LOC115736702 gene encoding ras-related protein Rab2BV-like: MAGNVNIEGESVSKIVLIGDAGVGKSNILARFARRELCVEFRPEFASVMLKARALPDLVEGKMVKVQIWDTAGQERSRAVTSAYYRGAVGALLVYDITRRETFDNIQRWLRQLRDRADSNIVIMLAGNKCDLNLVRAVQREEGEALANTEGLMFLETSALDAMNIERAFQASLTQINHIKRLRALAAQETAAAASRRDRGTTINVADASRLRNRIWCCSI; encoded by the exons ATGGCTGGAAATGTGAATATCGAGGGTGAGTCTGTGTCCAAGATCGTGTTGATTGGGGACGCCGGTGTCGGTAAATCCAACATTCTCGCGAGGTTCGCAAGACGTGAGCTTTGCGTGGAGTTCAGGCCCGAGTTCGCATCGGTGATGCTAAAGGCGAGAGCTCTACCAGACTTG GTAGAAGGAAAGATGGTTAAGGTACAGATATGGGATACAGCCGGTCAAGAACGGTCCCGGGCCGTAACTAGTGCATACTATAGGGGAGCTGTTGGCGCGCTCCTTGTCTATGATATAACCAGGAGGGAAACTTTTGACAACATCCAGAGATGGCTTCGTCAACTGAGGGACCGTGCCGATTCTAACATTGTGATCATGCTGGCCGGTAATAAGTGTGACCTGAATCTCGTCAGAGCTGTGCAAAGGGAGGAAGGTGAGGCTTTGGCAAACACGGAGGGCCTTATGTTCCTGGAGACTTCCGCATTGGACGCGATGAACATCGAGAGGGCGTTCCAGGCAAGTTTGACCCAGATTAACCACATCAAGAGGCTAAGGGCATTAGCAGCTCAGGAAACTGCTGCCGCCGCTTCCCGTCGTGATCGAGGAACTACAATCAATGTTGCTGATGCATCAAGATTAAGAAATAGGATATGGTGTTGTTCCATTTGA
- the LOC125316238 gene encoding uncharacterized protein LOC125316238: MFSEEDMSGRTKPRMSVFLGRSSSAAAPCLETTSRFVSRCLSSSTRIHIMALDGIVNVNSLFTVALFLGLAASPADPRAAHQLFGDSASCRPGTAVAEGLVAFHVYSFSSFLFSSLVALGLKQAIKISSAAEEQGGEGDCGDGEEAHGGAATGHVNTAAFRAGMAVSALGSVAGSGFLMMALVNLVQMKLGTLGCGESGHSVAAVVPLVVLVPLGLVVYLCLAIYAFTL, translated from the coding sequence ATGTTCAGTGAAGAAGATATGAGCGGTAGAACGAAGCCGAGGATGTCGGTCTTTTTGGGTCGGTCTTCCTCGGCCGCCGCGCCGTGCCTCGAGACCACGTCGAGGTTCGTCTCGCGCTGCCTGTCGTCGTCCACCAGGATCCACATCATGGCCCTGGACGGCATCGTCAACGTCAACTCCCTCTTCACCGTCGCCCTCTTCCTCGGCCTCGCCGCCTCCCCTGCTGATCCGAGGGCCGCCCACCAGCTCTTTGGGGACAGCGCCTCCTGCAGGCCCGGCACCGCTGTGGCGGAGGGCCTTGTCGCCTTCCACGTGTACTCCTTCAGCTCCTTCCTCTTCTCGAGCCTCGTCGCTCTGGGTCTCAAGCAGGCCATCAAGATCAGCAGCGCCGCCGAAGAGCAGGGAGGAGAGGGGGACTGCGGCGACGGTGAGGAGGCGCATGGCGGGGCGGCGACGGGGCATGTGAACACGGCAGCCTTTAGGGCGGGGATGGCGGTGTCGGCGCTGGGGTCGGTGGCCGGGTCGGGGTTCTTGATGATGGCGCTGGTGAACCTGGTGCAGATGAAGTTGGGGACTTTGGGATGCGGGGAGAGCGGGCACAGTGTGGCTGCAGTCGTGCCGTTGGTGGTCTTGGTCCCTCTGGGTTTGGTCGTTTACTTGTGTCTTGCGATTTATGCGTTTACGCTGTAG
- the LOC115736550 gene encoding uncharacterized protein LOC115736550 isoform X1 — translation MANEVRADPGFDRVQPDRVAKQSVSKNRKKRGGDAGLATATARTGPSPSTATHRQAQRQAFQRAGSGMRAVFLGGPRSGNGSSGTGVFLPRGAGNNPSEPPKKPRCSTVLIPARVAHALMVHHDNMGGRSRPGIGYFPPQHDAGTSGRSPGPYLQQKRQSETAPALNQSDIDLPQEWMY, via the exons ATGGCGAATGAAGTAAGGGCCGATCCTGGT TTTGATCGGGTCCAACCGGACCGGGTCGCTAAGCAATCGGTGTCCAAGAACAGGAAAAAGCGAGGTGGCGACGCGGGGTTGGCCACGGCCACGGCAAGGACCGGGCCGTCTCCTTCAACGGCGACCCATCGACAGGCCCAACGACAGGCGTTTCAGCGAGCGGGTTCGGGCATGAGAGCAGTATTCCTTGGTGGGCCCCGTTCGGGAAACGGGTCGAGCGGCACCGGCGTGTTCTTGCCCCGTGGAGCGGGGAACAACCCTTCTGAACCACCCAAGAAACCGA GGTGTTCAACAGTTCTGATACCAGCTAGAGTTGCTCATGCCTTGATGGTCCATCACGATAACATGGGCGGCCGGTCGCGGCCCGGCATCGGTTACTTTCCCCCGCAACATG ATGCTGGTACAAGCGGAAGAAGTCCTGGCCCGTATCTCCAGCAGAAGCGCCAATCCGAGACGGCACCGGCCCTGAACCAAAGCGACATAGACCTTCCTCAAGAGTGGATGTATTGA
- the LOC115736550 gene encoding uncharacterized protein LOC115736550 isoform X2, which produces MANEFDRVQPDRVAKQSVSKNRKKRGGDAGLATATARTGPSPSTATHRQAQRQAFQRAGSGMRAVFLGGPRSGNGSSGTGVFLPRGAGNNPSEPPKKPRCSTVLIPARVAHALMVHHDNMGGRSRPGIGYFPPQHDAGTSGRSPGPYLQQKRQSETAPALNQSDIDLPQEWMY; this is translated from the exons ATGGCGAATGAA TTTGATCGGGTCCAACCGGACCGGGTCGCTAAGCAATCGGTGTCCAAGAACAGGAAAAAGCGAGGTGGCGACGCGGGGTTGGCCACGGCCACGGCAAGGACCGGGCCGTCTCCTTCAACGGCGACCCATCGACAGGCCCAACGACAGGCGTTTCAGCGAGCGGGTTCGGGCATGAGAGCAGTATTCCTTGGTGGGCCCCGTTCGGGAAACGGGTCGAGCGGCACCGGCGTGTTCTTGCCCCGTGGAGCGGGGAACAACCCTTCTGAACCACCCAAGAAACCGA GGTGTTCAACAGTTCTGATACCAGCTAGAGTTGCTCATGCCTTGATGGTCCATCACGATAACATGGGCGGCCGGTCGCGGCCCGGCATCGGTTACTTTCCCCCGCAACATG ATGCTGGTACAAGCGGAAGAAGTCCTGGCCCGTATCTCCAGCAGAAGCGCCAATCCGAGACGGCACCGGCCCTGAACCAAAGCGACATAGACCTTCCTCAAGAGTGGATGTATTGA